DNA sequence from the Bufo bufo chromosome 3, aBufBuf1.1, whole genome shotgun sequence genome:
TTTTAGTGATCTGTATGAAatattgaaaatatatatttttttctgtggtcacatgaaaaaaaaaaataaccctttTTGGCTGAGttgacacttcagttatttgatcagttatttccatcagttattttgagccaaaactaggtgtaGGTCAAAAACAAAGAACTGGTGCAGATCATTCTACTATACCTtttctctgtggaggcttcactactggttttggatcacaataactgatggaaataactgatcaaataactgaagtgtgaatgtcATTATCTGTGGACATgaaattattctttttttatttttttttgagaaaGTTGGCCTTATTTTTCAAAACTAAAAGAAAAATTGTCCTTCTggaaatagcaaccaatcagagattAGCTTTCATTAATTAAAGTACACTGAAAAATTGTGAGCTCTGATTTGTTACTACTGCTAGAGGCCCACTGTAATAAAAGCTAAGgggattatatatacagtactgaTTAGGTTTACCTAAATTGTTCATAATTACCTGGTTAGTAattttttgatatatttttctccaCACAGACATCAAATAATTGGAATACATGTATATGATGGATCCTCGCGTCCTCCTCAAGGCTGCTGGTTTTCTCTTCTTGATAGTTGTCGGTGTACCAGGGAATGTATTCATCTTGATTCAATTTATTTGCCTGAAGATCATAGAAAAGAAGCTTCTCCCAGCTAATATCATGTTGGTGGTTTTGGCTCTGGCAAATCTCCTTGTCCTCTTTTCTCGGGTTTTACCTCAGTCTTTGGAGGCCCTTGGACTGAGTAATTTACTTAATGATAACGAATGCATGCTGATAATATACACTTACAGAGTGAGTAGAGCCATGTGTATTGCCATCACCAGTTTGCTAAGCTGCCACCAATGCATACTTATTGCCCCAAACTCCAAAATGTGGTCTTTTCTGAAGCAAAATGTTTCACAAAACATGTCTATTATCATTTTCTCTGTCTGGCTTATTATTCTCATAATGTACCCTTACAGCATGTCTATAGCACGTGCAAAAGGGAATTTCACAACTTCTCCATTCACATTGCATGTAGTTTTCTGCAATATAGATTTTTTAAACTATTTCTCATATATTCTTAATGGGGCTTTTATGGCCTCAAGAGATTTCCTTTTTGTGGGTCTGATGACATTGGCAAGTGGCTACATTGTATACTTACTGATAAATCATGAGAAGACTGTAAGAGAAATTAGGAGCTCCAGCAGAAAGAAaggtaaatctgtggaatataAAGCTTCAAGAGCAGTCATCTTACTAGTCGCCTTATACGTGGTGCTTTTTGGCCTAGATAACTCTATGTGGATCTACACTCTGACCATGTCTAATGTGAGTCCCGACATGAATGATGTCAGAATAATGCTTGCTTGTTCTTATTCTGCCCTCAGTCCCTTGGTCATTATTGCTACCAATCAAAAACTGCAACAAAGGGTAAAATTTAGGAACAAAAATAAAGAAATCCTATGGACATCGCAAAGCAGCTCAATGAATAATTTACCGCCATAACCCATGCAATTCAATGGGTTCTTCATATTCTTCAGATTTTACAGGATATGGTCAAATAAGGAATAATTGTAATAGTCCATGCTGGGAAAATAACCATATGTCGATTCACTTTAACCATGAAAGTAAGTGCCCCCTCGTATTTTACAGCATAAATATGGAAATTTTAATAGTAAAGTGACATTTAAATACAGAATATACAGTATGAACTGAATTAGTTTGTCCAAATCTCTACATCTGCTCTGCCCTACAGTGGCTGAAGTCAATAAGAGGCTCCAAATTCTGTCACCTGTAATACATTGAAGTGGAAATGTAAATTAtacctgtaaaaaacaaaacttaACCAAATAAGCTTTTCAATGTATTGTACATCTGATAATTGAATTAAATCCGATTTAATTCTGACTGAGTGAACTCTTTTATTTCTTCTGTCACGCACTAGATAACACAGCCATAGTTATTGTAGGACCAatagaaaaaatgtatataacaTATGCCTCAAGGACATACAGACAGAGTTCCATTGtaacaaaaaatgtatacattatcgtgttcattttcatttattttttgcaggactcaCAGGATGGAAAAGTACCACGAttttccatcctgcaaagtccaacaaaaaagttttttttttttttttttttttttttttttttttacaatggaacctatatggcatctgtctgaggcattcgatgatgtatactttttttttttatacgttaAACGCATGACAAAATCATgatatgaacccagccttagttagTAAAAATCACATTACTTATTTCTGATATCTAAACTATTGTTGTATGAAATTAGTTGGCTTACTCCTAACAGGGGACTGCACTAACAGCAAAATGACTAGTAATAAATTGTccctaggataggtcataaatatcagatgagTGAAGGTCCAACACTCGATTACCCTAAAAAATCCACTGTTCACATTATCCGCCAGGACTGGAAATACCATAGAGGTAGTAGCCAGGCCATGTTACTGCAACTCAGCTACCACTCACATGAATGGCAGCTGATCTGCAGTCATGCAGAACAACTGcaatacagtggatggagctatGCTTCTGGTGCCATTCATTGTGTTATTTCTGGGCTGACTGTTGCTCAaaatatctgattagtgggggagCCCAGTGTAGAcctcccactgatctgatacatCATTACTGTCTAGAGCCTGACAACCCTTTTGAATGTGTCATattaaaggtgcatttacacatACCGACGAGCAGCCAATTGTTGGGATGGAAGCATTCATCCCCGAGAATCGGCTGCTCATTAAGTGGAAGTGAAgcactacatttacatgcagcaatcacctccacagtatgaggacaactGGTTGCTACTGctattgcttgtccccatacagaatcattgctcataagcagcagaggctgtttagaccacacaatCTGCTGTTCTGCCTAGGAATGATGATTGAGGTGACCACATCTGCCGcacctttagatgggcagattattgggaccAAACATTGAGCCATCTAAATCCACCAGTTatcccctctctgtgcccccttcagagtagttatgtcctcactgtacccccctcacagtagatatgcaatctatgtacccccataacagttgttctgccccttcacagtagtaatgccctctctctgcccccttcacagtagttatgtcctcattGTTCCACCATAACAGTTATTatgctccttcacagtagtaatgccctctctctgcccccttcacagtagttatgtcctcattgttcccccataacagttattatgctccttcacagtagtaatgccctctctgtgcccattcacagtagttatgctctcaTTGTGttccccttcactgtagttatgccctctctgtgcaccttgaaagtagttatgccctcacagtgctccctcacagtacatatgccttctttgtgccccataacagttgtgCTTCCCCCACAGTATTTATGTCCTTTCTGTGCCCTTTCTCAGtagctatgcccccattgtgcaccactcacagtagttgtgcccttATTGtgtcccccacagtagttatgacctctctgtgcccccttcagagtagttatgccctcactgtgctgcccattcacagtagtaatgccccctctATGCCCCTTCACACAAgtaatgctcacattgtgccacTTCAGTGTTaataaaatgggggaaaaaagtaAATACTTAACTTGTCCTGTTCCTGATGATCACAACCAGCACAGTGTGGGCACAGATCTcattgcagcactgtgtgggagtAGTGCACAGGCCTGCACCAAGCCTGCAGCAACATAGTCCGGCAGCACaatctgaatggtgaagcagaaaGCAGATGCTTCCCAGTGTGATGGCCTGAAAGAGGGCCTCAGTGTGTGAAAGGGCCGCCACCTCCCTGGTGCtctagcaatgagtgcttccatttgtATTGGTGGAAGCACTCATGGCATCTGCCACCCCCTGACAGCTGGCACCCAGGGTGGACCACCAACCCCCCATCCCCATTTGGCGACCCAACACATTATACTCTTGCTTTAATATAACCATTAACTTCAACACATTATAATGTTGCATTACTATACCTGTTAACGGTGGTGTGTTTGTCACCCAGGGCGGGTTTTTTCTCTGGCTCCCCCATCCCTTTAAAACATTGCACCCCCTCGGAGTTGTTATGCCTTCATTttttcccctcacagtagttacgccCACACTACCACCCTCAGAGTACTTATGCCCCCatcgtgcctccctcacagtagttataccctcattgtgtccctcacagtagttacgccCACACTAACACCCTCACAATacttatgcccccattgtgcctccatcacagCAGTTATACCCTCACTGTGCCCCTTCCTCAGAGTACATGTGCGCTCTCTGTGTCCCCAAAACACTTGTTAtgacccttcacagtagtaatgccctctctgcatccccttcacagtagttatgctctcattgtgcccccctcatagtattatgccctctctgtgccacttcacagtagttatgctttcattgtgccccctcacactagttatgccctcagattgccccctcacagtagttatgccctcactgtgtgtcccttcacagtagtaatgctcacattgtgcccattcagtgttaataaaataaaaaataaaaacagtaaatACTCACCTTGTCCTGTTCCTGATGATCAGATCCAGCACTCTCCTGCAGGCGCAGAGTGCGCTGCAGCACTGTGCGGGAGGAATGCACAAGCAGATTCCTAGGCCTGTGCCTAAACAGTCCAGCAGCGCaatctgaatggtgaagcagggagcacacGGATCCCAGTGTTTTGGCCTGGAGGAGAGCCTCAGTGTGTGAAACGGCCGTAAGCTCCCTTACGCTCTAACAATGagcccttccatctgtattgatggaggcACTTATTGCATTGGGCACCGCCCTGACAGCTGGCACCAAGGTCCGACTCCCCCACCCCCATTTGGCGCACCACTGCCCATTAAATGAAATGCATTATAATGTTGCGTTAATATAACAGATAAATTTAACACATTACACTGTTGCGTTGATGAAGCAGTTCAACACAATATATGTATACATACCATTACAAATTGTCAAAACCAGTGTGCTTAGTGTTTATAGAAGAGGAGGGACATTTAATTGCTCCTTTGTCTGttatttacagaaaaaaaacacttgtaaTTTTGCTATTGTTTAATCTGTGATGCGGATTGTGCATTTGACAGGATATAGTAGCCATatcaggattagtgttgagcgcaaatattcgaattacgaatatttatcgcaaatattgcaattttgagaatttgtgaatatttagaatatagtgctatatagtcgtttttttacatgaaaaatcgtcaaggtaatgatcgcgtaatatacgaatattacgcgatcaatacaggcgttggtcaaaaacaaatatatagcactgtagaatatagtgctatatattcgttttttagaatattcgtaatttttttccatctgaagttatgattcctccctccttaaagggacactgacaggccttctgagcatagttagctctttatatgccccccctaggtcttataataagttcccaattcatataagtattatccctgtgcgcattataaaacgttaaaaataatctttataatcacctctcctttctgcccaaggggcgttctttgtggcgcatttgtgcccagccgcgtcccaactgccgggtccttagacacgcccatctcattagtattcacttggcgcaatgtgattccggcgagcgagggtgccgggcgcatgcgcatgatctccgaatgtcgggAACTGAGAAATacctcagaaggcctgtcagtgtccctttaagttgcttgtcaagcaacttaagcagggaggaattatgacttcagatggaaaaaaattacgaatattctaaaaaacaaatatactgtataccactatattgaatatagtgatcattaccttgccgattttcaagtaaaaaaaaaaaaaaatgtagaatataacgaatattcgtatttgtgAATgttcgacaaatattctacaaaatatattgcaaattcgaaaattactcctgccgctcatcactaatcaggaTGCTGAGAAGGAGGTGATATCAGAGGAGGGAAGGTGGTGGCCTCTGTGGCAATAAATAGCAGAGGCAACATACAGCCAAAACCTCCCAAAAAACTGCTAGTGCTATatctgcttctattgtggtcagctTTGGAACTGGTGATgttgccattaaaaaaaaatatatcatattcacctcatctatttgagtgcgaagaggccgccgcaaccatcttgattgaagttccCAATGCAAAATTGTGTGCGTAGTGACGTATGACGGCTTTGTGGCAAATATgaaatcctgaaattcggatcgaagtccactttggatacttcgattcgctcaacactagtgatagctctctaagtacagataatgtagtagatgttacctgcagtcctatttaACACCACAGGTAACAGTGATGACTCTcagagtgcagataatgtagtagatgctacctgcagtcctatgcaacaCTACAGAGAACACAGTGCTAACACTTGGAGTACAGAGAATAGAATAGATGTTATCTGCAGTCTTGCTTTTTGTATGTACCTAAGGAAGGGGTCTGTGCAGTGTACCACTGCTACAGCAGTGGTCAACTTCTAAAAGGGTTAAAAGGTACTAATGTATTTTATGCATTTCCTATGTAATGAGCATAAAGGAATTAATAGGCCTTAGCAACCAGTTGCTAGGAAGGGCTGTGCCAACCACCCTATAGGGAGGAAGAGGTAAGGcagtttgggggtcatttatcatccaGAAATACTCctttattaggcgtatttctgctgcagattgtgacttttccccgctcacgccaggtctaaaaaaggtggcgttgcggggaaggggacaggcctgcctattttaggcatagaaaatggtctaaataaaAATGGCCTAGAAAGCTggattacatttagactggcgctggatgtgccgaagttatgtagaggtttgCGCTTCTTcgtaacttcggtggatccactgccagatataggggttattaagatcggTGTCTAAAActtcggtcttaataaatgactcagTTTGTGTCTAGACAGCGAGAGGAAGAAAATCATAGCCCTGGATAAGAAACACTCGTAGAGAAGTAAAGATGTAGAGAAAAAGTGGAGAAAAGACAAAAGGGAACTTGGAAAGCATTCTAGTGTTGGGAGGAAGTATGAAGGAAACTAAATCCTATGAATATAAGCTGTCTAAAAGACTTTATAGACTCCATAGCTGAGTTGACTAACGGTGTCTGCTGAGAAACTGCATTCAGCAGAAGATATTGCGGATTCAACCAGTACAGCAACATATAAAAGGTACAGAACTTAAATCTGTTGTGATATCTTGGCCTATTTACTTCTGCTGCAGCCATGTAACCTGTGAGAACTGTGGAAATTGCACATTATATAAGAAAtgccagtccatgcatgctgGGTAACTAATGTACCTGAACttgattcttcagtaaagaacaATTCTGCTGTTAACCTGCTGTCATTATTGCCTGCACTAACACACTGCACCAACACCATCGGCTGTCAGGGACCATGCCTTGCATCACACAGCACCAAACAGCACCCCTCAACACCAAGGGCATTCCGAAACACCACCAGACAGGAAAAACCCCAACACCAGGGTGTGCCCCGAAGGGGAGAAGACGTGCACCCTTCCCATCATTTCACAGTCCAGGGAGCATCTGAACTGTGGGTACAACTACTCCCATCACCCACACTGCCCACTACATTGATTTTAGAGTGGTATAATAAAGACCATCTTTTAGTTCTTTCAAGAGCTGTTTGTGCGCCAGAAAGCTGTATCATATCTTGTATCCTTGGAACATGGATCCAATGTAACACCTGTTCTGCAGGACTTCAAGCTTGCGCCGCCTCCTCCTACTTGCCATGCTGTAGTTGTGTCTTCCTCCTGTACCACATAATGTGGTAGCAGAAGTTTGGCAAAGAGGAGCTACAGAGTAGTGTcagtgttgaggaagggttgagatgcatgcatatatatacatatatgcatgcaaacacgtgcatgcatgtatgatatatgtgcatgcattaatggtcactttataggatgatgtgcgcagatgtgcccttagtggcccacaggggctcatgtagGCCCCtgcgggaaatatgtggtccctggaagccgtGCTCCCTAATAATCCCCCTTATAATATAAATCTATGCGCCCCTTATAAGTATATGTAGGTCCCTTATAATACCTCAAtatcagtgtatacatgtgtatggatgtgccccaagcatccatacacatgtatattataaaATGTCCCCCCCCTCCTATACCtgcgaatgtgccccaagcatccacactgatgcaatctggttaattgcatcagaatgaccggactaagGTCCAGTCATCCTGAGAACTACAAAGAGCTcatattcaacagaatctgagtcctttgttgtaattatattGTAATTAtatctgctggagataattatgcatgatagaagggagggagaaacctcccctccttctattatgcacaTTCCGGCAACGCGATTACTATCGCGCTGTCCGGAATACAAGGtgctgcaggcgggagatcaaaggcttctcccgcctgtcagcaagtcgCGGCCCTGCTGTGCGCGTGCAGGGATGCGCGGgctggcgcggtgacgtcatatcaccgcgccggcccacgtgtctagGCCCGTGGCGTGTGCACACAGCGCATGCGCCGCGACCCGGGAGTGCGTGCTGCAGGGTATAAAGCCCGGCAGCCCTGCACAGTAGAGAGGGCCCGACTGGACCCCCCCTGAAGGAGAGCGCAACTGCCGCTCAGAGGAGGCGACTGGAACCCCCCCCCTTGATAGGAAAGCCGTGCCGCCCCCATAAGAGGGACCCCTAGGAGAGCGTGATCGGCGCTCAGGATATGGAGCGCCCCCCCGAACCCCTGGACGAATGAGcataagtatcaccccctttattatcccctatcccaccaacgattaacccctacacccctggtaacccctaCACCCCTCCCTGGTAACCCCTACGCCCCTGGTAACccctacacccctggtaacccattCACCCCTGATAACCCCTACACCCCTGGACACCACCATTCCCTTGATTAACCCTTACCTACCCTGTCCACACCCCCtctctgtacacttgcagggtattaacccctCCTGACTTCACCCCTATTACTGTatttgtgtctgtggcctgcatacactcctgcagtgccaccgttaaccctcgtcgtaccccatagggacagtaagtTGAACCAGGttggtgggctgctaatatatgtgtgagtgtattgtatagttagtttgtgggtggaatttgggaactgtgtagtgtagtttagtactgtatatttagtgctgtattgttagtgtattgtgtGCGTAGTGAAGGCGCATGcagctgtaacggtcacgtccacacacacacagggggaagggtagtgaccactgcgctccaccctcacccctggccctgcctacttgcctcacgagtcctgatgacaggggacaactggacggcagtccctaacttaggatatgtgcagggaagacagacaagacaaaatacggaacatgaacggaccgggtcagaaccaagagagctacgcagtacaacggattaagcaaagaatggtcaggagaagccggggtcaaataccaggagagtagcgaagtacaagaggagtcctaagagagtagtcaggtgggagccgaggagcaggcagaggatcgtcagggaacaggatcaggtaaatattcagtagtccaacaaatagccaggaacctagaaaataacaggcaacctgtagccagcaggctgcctgtatttatagtggggagtgagggtcatgtgacgtggccagcgtcacatgaccgacagaccaaccagtcgagcaccgagtgatcatctcggcgctcaaggcagactaggagcagggagccacccagctagtaaagccgccctgggaatgaggtcaaacacagaacctcattccaaaagctaagcaacagttctgcgggcaatgggggaccgagtgcaccttcggaaccccgtgacagcagctagtttagtgactagcgtaaagtatagtgaaagtattattcttgttatataaaggtataaataggcagggtcatcaatagatggttcctcctatttatgaatattaattattgatatttacataaatattagtgattaatattccccctttacagtcagAATAATACCAGCACTGTGGAAAGCATGACATGTGCCTGTTCTGAGTTCTGATGCcaccagggccggcgcttccatataggcaagggTGGCAATTGTCCCCGGGCCCacaagtccttaggggccccaccacgccggcccgcaactaactatatttTCGTGGGGGCAGCGGTGGCAGGAcagtcacacggagatgagcgcttccattgtggagcgctcctcgccagtcatctgtatcgccgtcctcaggacagcgatacagatggctgtgcagcagggcaggggagggagaggtgtgtcccttccccttcctctgataggctgcaggcactaggccggcagcctatcagaggccggcgcaggcggagcgatgacgtcatcgtgccgcctgagccgtacagcgcgggacacaggccggaagaggtctgcatcgcatcgctgccaaggaggtaagtataagtatttatttttttttgtgtacaatactgatggctaatggcacatgatggggggctctggctactggcacatgatcgaggAAGGGGCCCTATGGCTtcaggcacatgataggggggctctggctactggcacatgttcatgggggggctcaggctactggcacatgataggggggcctatggctactggcacatgatatggggaggggcctctggctactggcacatgatagggggggctatggctactggcacatgatatggaggggacctctggctactggcacatgataggggggggctgtggctactggcacatcatataggggggctctggctacaggcacatgatagggggggctctggctactggcacatgttgatggggggctcaggctactagcacatgataggggggctatggctactgggacatgatatggggggacctctggctactggcacatgatagggggggcctctggctactggcacatgaatgatagggggggctctagctactggcacatgatatggggggacctctggctactggcgcatgatatggggggctgtggctactggcacatgatataggggggacctctggctactggcacatgaaagggggggcctctggctactggcacatgaatgatagggggggctctagctactggcacatgatatggggggacctctggctactggcgcatgatatggggggctgtggctactggcacatgatataggggggacctctggctactggcacatgaaaggggggctctggctactgggacatgatatggggggacctctggctactggcacatgatagggggggcctctggctactggcacatgaatgatagggggggctctagctactggcacatgatatggggggacctctggctactggcgcatgatatggggggctgtggctactggcacatgatatagggggacctctggctactggcacatgaaaggggggctctggctactagcacatgatatagggggggctctggctactggcacatgatataggggggggggctctggctactggcacatgatggggggccctagctactggcacatgatataggggggctctggctactggcacatgatatagga
Encoded proteins:
- the LOC120993716 gene encoding olfactory receptor class A-like protein 1: MDPRVLLKAAGFLFLIVVGVPGNVFILIQFICLKIIEKKLLPANIMLVVLALANLLVLFSRVLPQSLEALGLSNLLNDNECMLIIYTYRVSRAMCIAITSLLSCHQCILIAPNSKMWSFLKQNVSQNMSIIIFSVWLIILIMYPYSMSIARAKGNFTTSPFTLHVVFCNIDFLNYFSYILNGAFMASRDFLFVGLMTLASGYIVYLLINHEKTVREIRSSSRKKGKSVEYKASRAVILLVALYVVLFGLDNSMWIYTLTMSNVSPDMNDVRIMLACSYSALSPLVIIATNQKLQQRVKFRNKNKEILWTSQSSSMNNLPP